A single window of Pseudarthrobacter defluvii DNA harbors:
- a CDS encoding GntP family transporter, protein MNHLINPLIQRAADAPAIKPAVELGTPVLLTIAAVGIAILLVMIIRFKIQAFVALLTVSILVAVAATIPLQDIFTVVSSGVGSTMGKVAILIALGAVLGRMIEVSGGVQSLADHFTRKLGARRVAVALTAVGFLVAIPVFFEVGIIVLVPIVYAFAKIAKVHPVKFGLPMAGIMLSIHVAVPPHPGIVAGAGVLGADIGLIALISLLICVPLGFLSYWVASIMNRKDYELLPAVKTQVEEFGSKSLVKVGHDGPGAAAIAPPRPGLIIFLIAAPIVQILLGTVGTLIIPKSDPLYGLAAFIGNPFLALLVAVALSFFLLAVRRGWSFKETGEIFEGSLPPIASILMVVAAGGVFGNVLQVSGIGGALSKTLDTLGVPLLLLGFIISLALRAAQGSATVAIVTTTGLLSAAVSGGGYSPAQIAVIVIAIGFGALGLSHVTDAGFWVVVRYYGLTVSDGLKTWTVLTTILGVAGFLLTFVAWVLVGGLGA, encoded by the coding sequence GATGATCATCCGCTTCAAGATCCAGGCCTTCGTGGCCCTGCTCACCGTCAGCATCCTGGTGGCCGTGGCAGCCACCATCCCGCTGCAGGACATCTTCACCGTGGTCTCCAGCGGCGTGGGCAGCACCATGGGCAAGGTTGCCATCCTGATCGCCCTCGGCGCCGTGCTGGGCCGCATGATCGAGGTGTCCGGCGGCGTCCAGTCGCTCGCGGACCACTTCACCCGCAAGCTCGGGGCCCGCCGCGTGGCCGTCGCGCTCACCGCCGTCGGCTTCCTGGTGGCCATTCCCGTCTTCTTCGAGGTGGGCATCATCGTGCTGGTGCCCATCGTGTACGCCTTCGCCAAGATCGCGAAGGTCCACCCGGTGAAGTTCGGCCTGCCCATGGCCGGCATCATGCTTTCCATCCACGTGGCAGTCCCGCCGCACCCGGGCATCGTGGCCGGTGCGGGCGTGCTCGGTGCGGACATCGGACTCATCGCCCTCATCTCGCTGCTGATCTGCGTGCCGCTGGGCTTCCTGTCCTACTGGGTGGCGTCCATCATGAACCGCAAGGACTACGAGCTGCTGCCCGCCGTGAAGACGCAGGTGGAGGAGTTCGGCTCCAAGTCACTGGTCAAGGTGGGCCACGACGGCCCGGGTGCCGCCGCCATTGCACCGCCGCGGCCGGGCCTGATCATCTTCCTGATCGCTGCGCCCATCGTGCAGATCCTGCTCGGTACGGTCGGCACGCTCATCATCCCCAAGTCCGATCCGCTCTACGGCCTGGCCGCCTTTATCGGCAACCCGTTCCTGGCCCTGCTGGTGGCCGTGGCGCTGTCCTTCTTCCTGCTGGCGGTCCGCCGCGGCTGGTCCTTCAAGGAAACCGGCGAAATCTTCGAAGGCTCGCTGCCGCCCATCGCCTCCATCCTGATGGTGGTGGCCGCCGGCGGGGTGTTCGGCAACGTCCTTCAGGTCTCCGGCATCGGCGGCGCGCTCTCCAAGACCCTGGACACCCTGGGCGTGCCGCTGCTGCTGCTCGGCTTCATTATCTCGCTCGCCTTGCGCGCAGCCCAGGGCTCAGCCACCGTGGCCATCGTGACCACCACAGGCCTGCTGTCCGCAGCGGTCAGCGGCGGCGGCTACAGCCCCGCGCAGATCGCCGTGATCGTGATCGCCATCGGCTTCGGCGCCCTGGGCCTGTCCCATGTGACCGACGCCGGCTTCTGGGTGGTGGTGCGCTACTACGGCCTCACTGTGTCTGACGGACTGAAGACCTGGACCGTCCTGACCACCATCCTGGGTGTGGCCGGCTTCCTGCTGACCTTTGTCGCCTGGGTCCTGGTGGGAGGACTGGGCGCCTGA
- a CDS encoding class II fructose-bisphosphate aldolase, translated as MHTRLDHLVTSALQQGSAVPALTCYDFTTALAVVGAAEESGRGVILLVAPKTAATANGLRLITALRGLADAAAVPVAVQLDHASDLQVMADAVEAGADSVLADGSSLPYEDNIALVQAARALLGAEVVLEAELGGLAGDEDRAFSADQPTSQSGVDVAGLTDSAQVEDFVSRTGAELLAVAVGNVHGKYKGEPKLRWDVLQDIAARIHIPLVLHGASGIPAEELVKAAAMNVGKVNFNTELRTGVLATLQDQLPAHRADGENLQGLLALWNQSAKGFAATTLSTLAR; from the coding sequence ATGCATACCCGACTGGACCACCTGGTCACCTCTGCCCTCCAGCAGGGCTCCGCCGTGCCGGCCTTAACCTGCTACGACTTCACCACGGCGCTGGCCGTGGTGGGCGCCGCGGAGGAATCCGGCAGGGGCGTGATCCTGCTGGTGGCGCCCAAGACCGCCGCCACCGCCAACGGGCTCCGGCTCATCACCGCGCTGCGCGGCCTGGCCGATGCCGCCGCCGTGCCGGTCGCGGTGCAGCTTGACCACGCCTCCGACCTCCAGGTGATGGCCGACGCCGTCGAGGCAGGGGCGGATTCCGTCCTCGCCGACGGTTCGTCCCTTCCTTACGAGGACAACATTGCGCTGGTCCAGGCAGCCCGTGCCCTGCTGGGCGCCGAGGTGGTCCTCGAAGCCGAACTCGGAGGCCTGGCAGGGGACGAGGACCGTGCCTTCTCAGCCGACCAGCCAACCAGCCAGTCCGGCGTCGACGTCGCCGGCCTGACGGACTCCGCACAGGTGGAGGACTTCGTGTCCCGCACCGGTGCGGAGCTGCTGGCCGTCGCAGTGGGCAACGTCCATGGCAAGTACAAGGGCGAGCCGAAGCTGCGCTGGGACGTGCTGCAGGACATCGCGGCGCGGATCCACATTCCGCTGGTGCTGCACGGCGCTTCCGGCATCCCCGCCGAAGAACTGGTCAAAGCCGCCGCCATGAATGTTGGCAAGGTCAACTTCAACACGGAGCTGCGGACCGGCGTGCTGGCAACCCTCCAGGACCAGCTTCCCGCGCACCGCGCGGACGGCGAGAACCTGCAGGGCCTGCTGGCTTTGTGGAACCAGTCGGCGAAGGGCTTCGCCGCCACCACGCTGTCCACCCTGGCGCGGTAG